The Salvelinus sp. IW2-2015 unplaced genomic scaffold, ASM291031v2 Un_scaffold2691, whole genome shotgun sequence genome contains the following window.
CACCCACATCGTTATTACCCAGCATGCTCTGTGTTTGCCCATCTTGATTCCATATACATGGCTCCTCGGACACGTGGACTACAATACCCAGCATGCTCYGTGTCTGGCCGTCGTTGTTCTGGATGGACGCGTCCTCAGACACGTGAACAACATTGAGCAGCACCTCCTGGTCCCCCAGGGAGCTCATGCAGGAGGACTCGTAGGTGTCCTCTTGGGGCTCGTTATGGGACAGGGGTTCTGTTATTTCCTCAGGAACTCCGTTCTCCTGACATGGCAGAGGGGTGGAAGTAGTGACGGGGTCTAGGACCCCAACAGGACTGTTCACATCAGCTGTAGCAAGAACCAGGTGTGACACAGACATCTGTAGACGTGTTGAGTCTCCTGAGTATGGCTGGCTGTCCATGACCTCACTGCGGAGGACTTCAGGCTTGCTGAAGTTCACGTCATCCTCATTCATGGAGGTATCCACCGGGGGTGGGGCCGTGGCCGCGGAGAAGTGCTGGATCTGAGGCGGCTCAGTGTGCTGGTCATCTTCAGTCACCTGCGGGAGAAATCTCTTTTAGCTTCTCAATGTTTTCACTATCTTCAGTTTCAGGCATATTTCAAAAAAGTGTAGATGTGGTCAACAGATTTCATTTCATTAGCAACTTGAATTCAGATAGATTGAATCTACTCAGCAAGCATGAAAAATTACAAAGCATTTTATTAACCAAACACACAGATCATAGGCAGAACCTATCGACCGTAACACACCCAAAGCTGATTTGAAAGAGCTCGAGGCAAAACTGGAGAAACAGGAAaatccaacacacacaaatactattATTTATCTGGGTTGGATCAGAATCTTCTACAGCCTCCTGGTGGAAGGTAGGCTCATTTACCTGGGTTGGATAAGAGTCTACAGCCTCCTGGTGGAAGGCAGYCTCATTTACCTGGGTTGGATCAGAGTCTACAGCCTCCTGGTGGAAGGTAGACTCATTTACCTGGGTTGGATCAGAGTCTACAGCCTCCTGGTGGAAGGTAGACTCATTACCTGGGTTGGATCAGAGTCTACAGCCTCTGGTGGAAGGTACTCATTTACCTGGGTTGGATCAGAGTCTACAGCCTCCTGGTGGAAGGTAAGACTCATTTACCTGGGTTGATATCAGAGTCTAGACAGCCTCCTGGTGGAAGGTAGACTCATTACTGGTTGGATCAGAGTCTACAGCCTCCTGGTGGAAGGTAGACTCATTTACACTGGGTTGGGATCAGAGTCTTCTACAGCCTCCTGGTGGAAGGTAGACTCATTTACCTGGGTTGGATCAGAGTCTACAGCCTCCTGGTGGAAGGTAGACTCATTTACTGGGTTGGATCAGAGTCTAACAGCTCCTGGTGGAAGGTAGGACTTATTACCTGGGTGGATCCCGAGTCTACAGCCTCCTGGTGGAAGGTAGACTTATTTACCTGGGTTGGATCGGAGTCTTCTACAGCCTCCTGGTGGAAGGTAGACTCGTTGACTGTGTGTGGCGAGGTGTCCTGAACTGGACGTCTCTCAGGGGACTGGAATGTGGCCAAGGCAGCAGGGGTGGATTCAGTTTGGGACAGGGCTAGGTGTGAGACAGGCAACGTGGGAGTGATTTCAGTTACAGCTGGGATTAGGTCTGAACcagacaaggtaggagtggtttCGGACAGGGCTATCTGTGTAGGAGCATCACTATGAGATGAGTTGTCCTCAAGACTGACGACGTCAATAGGACCAGGCTGGGATGAGGCTGGAGGTTCAGAGATCCCTGTGGGCTCGTCCGCTGAGACGGGAGACGGAGGGGCTGCCTGAGGGGCAGCGACAGGAGAAGGTGCTGCCTCTGAGGCTATGTCAGGGCTCACTGCTGCTTTGGGAGCATGTGACGCTGGCTCTGAAGAGGAGCCAGCCACGGGAGCCTCAGGCACTGAGCTTGGAGGGGCTTCTGGCTGGGCAGCCACTACAGGAGGTGGCAAAACCTCTGGGGCTACTTCAGGAGGGAGTGACGCCTCAGGCGGGGCTACCGCCAGTGGGGCAGATACCGCCGGTGGGGCTGGATGAGCTGGGAGGACCAGAGAATATGGCYACCCCTCAGAGCTGGTAGAAGGAATTGGATGAACATGGGTCCTGACTGCYGTGGTAGCAGCAGCTGAAGGAGGGTAGGGATCTAGGGAGTAAGAGAAACACTAAACAGATTGAGGCATATCACCAGTCCTCACACATAATAAGCACCATGTTCTGTTTTGACATTTACTGTAATAGTGGAAGAAACCTTGGATTTGATTTTACACTTCTGGGCAGCATTCAATTACGTCAACTGTTGCTTGAgcaatagcacacacacacaaacaaaacacgtTCTCTGTCATCATATCCACAATGTTGAACTGAGTCACAACAGAGATCCTAGGTGTCCAGTTTTAAAATGCACTTGAAATAAGGTTTGATTTGTGTGTGACTTACTGTTCTGGTTGTGCTTGTTCCACTCTGCCCTCAGTTCCTCAGCCAGATCCTGATGCTCCAACGTCTCCAGGCCTGTTATCAACTCTTCTGGCCAGTTCATTCTCTTCTGCACATAGTCCAGCAGGAGTTGCATGGCTGCATAGTTACCAGAAAAGTCCTTCTTGGCCTGGATCTCCTCCTGAAAGtacaacaaataaaaaataattatttaataaaaaaatttaaaaaaacacattagAAAATATAGTTCATATATTCATTTACCAGGTACATAATCTGGTTCAGATTATACGTCAAATAAGAATAAAAATTGTGATATTTTGATAGATAATCTGAATAAAATGTCCTAAATGCCCAACAACATCCAACCAACTACTCACCCAGCCAGAAGCTACCCACCCAGCCAAAAGCTACGCACCCAGCCAAAAGCTACTCACCCAGCCAAAAGCTACTCACCCAGCCAAAAGCTACGCACCCAGCCAGAAGCTACTCACCCAGCCAGAAGCTACTCACCCAGCAGCTACTCACCCAGCTATACACCCAGAAAAAAGCTACTCACCCAGCCAGAAGCTACTCACCCAGCCACCCACCATGCCAGAAGCTACCCACCCAGCCAGAAGCTACCCACCCAGCAGCTACTCACCTTGTCAGAAAGTGTAAGGCAAGGGAGGTTGGCCATGAGCTCTGTGGCTTTCACTCTGCTCACAAACACCCCCATTCTGCGCCGCAGGTGCAGAGACAGTTTTTCACGGGTGAACGACGACATCACGTGCtgtggagagagcaggagaaggagaCATGACCATAGTGGCTATGATGCAGGTTGATGCAGCCTTGCTCAAGCTGTAAGACGAGCTACAACTATGCAGGGTTGTTACCTGGTCTCTCAGATGGATATATTCTACCTCAGTACGGACCTCAAACGGATCCTATTGGCAGCTGTTGAACCCTGAAATGGagaaaaaaggttaaaaaacaaAGTATGTCAGATTATACAAGACTCGTGTTGCAGCATCAGTATAACTGCTgaagatgaaaccaagatagtgGTCACTGCTGCTCTGTCTGGTAATTGTTCAGGGCAATGAAAAGAGAGACAGGCCTTGTCTAGTAACTAATTAATGACCTCCAGACTCTCAGGAGAGCTTAATATCACAAGCCAAGGAGCTTTAGTCTAGCTGAGGAAAACTAccgtggcaccctattcccccctacgagccctggtcaaaagtagtgccctgtaTCTGAGACGCAGCCAAAGGACCTCTACTAGAACCAGGGAAAACACCCAGAGCTCTGTCTACCGCTAAGGACCTCTACTAGAACCAGGGAAAACACCCAGAACGGTGTCTACCGTTAAGGACCTCCACTAGAACCAGGGAACACACCACAAATAAGAAAAGGTGCTtgaaatgaaaaccgagatgcctgcattaaaatataaacagtagtgtttatcatattgaaatacatttcatgttcaatctaTTCATTTCTATTTTCCTACTTGTATGCTacgtctgtaatttgtctcaatatattatataatttgCAACACCTTAAatattactaggcaagtcagttaagaacaaattcttatttacaatgacggcctaacccggccaaacccggatgacgtagggccaattgtgcaccgccctatgggacttgaatcacggccggttgtgatacagcctgcaatGAGGAACCTAATCTGTGAGTTTgtgcatttttattgggtaaACATTAGAATAAGCTGCCTCAWTACGTGCAGccgtaggtggtaatatctctagAAGC
Protein-coding sequences here:
- the LOC112074575 gene encoding fibrous sheath CABYR-binding protein isoform X2, which gives rise to MSSFTREKLSLHLRRRMGVFVSRVKATELMANLPCLTLSDKEEIQAKKDFSGNYAAMQLLLDYVQKRMNWPEELITGLETLEHQDLAEELRAEWNKHNQNNPYPPSAAATTAVRTHVHPIPSTSSEGXPYSLVLPAHPAPPAVSAPLAVAPPEASLPPEVAPEVLPPPVVAAQPEAPPSSVPEAPVAGSSSEPASHAPKAAVSPDIASEAAPPSPVSADEPTGISEPPASSQPGPIDVVSLEDNSSHSDAPTQIALSETTPTLSGSDLIPAVTEITPTLPVSHLALSQTESTPAALATFQSPERRPVQDTSPHTVNESTFHQEAVEDSDPTQVTEDDQHTEPPQIQHFSAATAPPPVDTSMNEDDVNFSKPEVLRSEVMDSQPYSGDSTRLQMSVSHLVLATADVNSPVGVLDPVTTSTPLPCQENGVPEEITEPLSHNEPQEDTYESSCMSSLGDQEVLLNVVHVSEDASIQNNDGQTXSMLGIVVHVSEEPCIWNQDGQTQSMLGNNDVGVSETPPPVQNHNSQSQITPLSGSTALDLSSGPNQHGQSQGLIMIVNGQDASPSTKHPDAPPXGSVPIVNGSSSAENRHPLGPMGAEVLMQARAVPELKQERAIGESYYLLGAAVVAVSALFMAWRMKN
- the LOC112074575 gene encoding fibrous sheath CABYR-binding protein isoform X1, whose amino-acid sequence is MSSFTREKLSLHLRRRMGVFVSRVKATELMANLPCLTLSDKEEIQAKKDFSGNYAAMQLLLDYVQKRMNWPEELITGLETLEHQDLAEELRAEWNKHNQNNPYPPSAAATTAVRTHVHPIPSTSSEGXPYSLVLPAHPAPPAVSAPLAVAPPEASLPPEVAPEVLPPPVVAAQPEAPPSSVPEAPVAGSSSEPASHAPKAAVSPDIASEAAPSPVAAPQAAPPSPVSADEPTGISEPPASSQPGPIDVVSLEDNSSHSDAPTQIALSETTPTLSGSDLIPAVTEITPTLPVSHLALSQTESTPAALATFQSPERRPVQDTSPHTVNESTFHQEAVEDSDPTQVTEDDQHTEPPQIQHFSAATAPPPVDTSMNEDDVNFSKPEVLRSEVMDSQPYSGDSTRLQMSVSHLVLATADVNSPVGVLDPVTTSTPLPCQENGVPEEITEPLSHNEPQEDTYESSCMSSLGDQEVLLNVVHVSEDASIQNNDGQTXSMLGIVVHVSEEPCIWNQDGQTQSMLGNNDVGVSETPPPVQNHNSQSQITPLSGSTALDLSSGPNQHGQSQGLIMIVNGQDASPSTKHPDAPPXGSVPIVNGSSSAENRHPLGPMGAEVLMQARAVPELKQERAIGESYYLLGAAVVAVSALFMAWRMKN